Proteins found in one Hypericibacter terrae genomic segment:
- a CDS encoding ABC transporter ATP-binding protein, whose translation MGALDIENVGLRFKLRGGGEVTALSNLHMQIPDKQFAVIVGPSGCGKSSLLDLVAGLKEASNGECKVNGKAVRGPGAERGMVFQNYSLFPWLSVQKNVEFGLALRNAPQQERTEKARYFIQAVGLKGFEDAYPSHLSGGMKQRVAIARALANDPEVLLMDEPFGALDSQTRSVMQELLVGIWEKHQKTVLFVTHDIDEAILLGDVVYTMSARPGRIIDTISVDLPRPRHYDLITTPAFIELKRRIHKNLHHEVQKALAESAAVA comes from the coding sequence ATGGGCGCTCTGGATATCGAGAATGTGGGATTGCGGTTCAAGTTGCGGGGAGGCGGCGAGGTAACAGCGCTCAGCAATCTGCATATGCAGATCCCCGACAAGCAGTTCGCCGTCATCGTCGGACCCTCGGGCTGCGGCAAGTCGAGTCTCCTGGATCTCGTCGCGGGCCTCAAGGAGGCGTCGAACGGCGAGTGCAAGGTGAATGGGAAGGCGGTTCGCGGGCCCGGCGCCGAGCGCGGTATGGTGTTCCAGAATTATTCGCTCTTCCCCTGGCTGTCGGTGCAAAAGAACGTCGAATTCGGGCTGGCGCTGAGAAATGCGCCACAGCAGGAGCGGACAGAGAAGGCCCGGTATTTCATCCAGGCCGTGGGACTCAAGGGCTTCGAGGACGCCTATCCCAGCCATCTGTCAGGCGGCATGAAGCAGCGGGTCGCCATCGCCCGCGCCCTCGCCAACGATCCGGAAGTGCTGCTCATGGACGAGCCGTTCGGCGCGCTCGACAGCCAGACCCGGTCGGTCATGCAGGAGCTCCTGGTCGGGATCTGGGAGAAGCACCAGAAAACCGTGCTTTTCGTCACGCACGACATCGACGAGGCGATCCTGCTGGGCGACGTGGTCTACACCATGTCGGCGAGGCCGGGTCGGATCATCGATACGATCTCGGTCGATCTCCCGCGTCCGCGCCATTACGACCTGATCACGACGCCGGCCTTCATCGAGCTGAAGCGCCGAATCCACAAAAACCTGCATCACGAGGTGCAGAAGGCGCTTGCCGAATCCGCCGCGGTCGCGTGA